From one Mangrovibacterium diazotrophicum genomic stretch:
- a CDS encoding citrate (Si)-synthase — protein MEKLLAKVDRRIKKLGDELQQLYTEHPDATIGEITFQNLLSGMRGMKSLICNTSFVDPYRGLFISGLEVPDFEHKTPEEIFFLLVTGTLPSKSELEELSSELKKRSKVPEYVWKMLRSLPKTIHPMTMFSLGILAMEGESVFKKKYEEGLHKDEYWKYTLEDSLNLIAKLPSLAAGIYRILFMNGDIIDSDQQLDLAGNLTQRLGFNRHNQGFEELNRLYLVLHCDHEGGNVSAFTSRVVNSALSNIYYAASAGLNGLAGPLHGLANQECLHFITNIHDTLGNKPSVDEIRKYVMKTLDDGKVIPGYGHAVLRVTDPRFTAFMKFGDKHCPESPYLQTVKKLYEVVPDILKTYKGGKVSNPWPNVDAISGSLLYHYGMTHYEYYTVMFGISRVLGFCAQNTIARGLHQPIIRPKSVTNSWLKEHLESQTVAGH, from the coding sequence ATGGAAAAACTGTTAGCAAAAGTCGACAGACGAATCAAGAAACTGGGAGATGAATTGCAGCAGCTTTACACCGAGCATCCGGATGCCACGATTGGAGAAATCACATTCCAAAACCTGCTCAGCGGAATGCGCGGAATGAAGAGCCTTATTTGCAATACATCCTTTGTTGATCCCTACCGCGGACTATTTATTAGCGGTTTAGAGGTTCCCGATTTTGAACACAAAACACCGGAAGAAATTTTTTTCTTGCTGGTTACCGGTACACTGCCCTCAAAAAGCGAATTAGAGGAACTATCGTCTGAACTGAAAAAAAGAAGTAAAGTGCCGGAATATGTATGGAAAATGCTCCGATCCCTTCCAAAAACAATTCACCCGATGACCATGTTCAGCCTGGGTATTTTAGCTATGGAAGGAGAATCTGTCTTCAAAAAGAAATATGAAGAAGGTCTGCACAAAGACGAATACTGGAAATATACCCTGGAAGATTCTCTCAACCTGATTGCCAAACTGCCTTCGCTGGCGGCAGGTATTTACCGCATCTTGTTTATGAACGGTGACATCATCGACTCGGATCAGCAACTGGATCTGGCAGGTAACTTAACACAGAGGTTGGGCTTTAACCGCCATAATCAGGGATTTGAAGAGCTGAACCGACTTTACCTGGTGTTGCATTGCGACCACGAGGGCGGTAACGTCAGTGCATTTACGTCCCGTGTTGTCAACTCCGCTCTTTCAAATATTTACTACGCTGCATCTGCCGGGTTAAACGGGTTGGCTGGTCCGTTGCACGGATTGGCAAACCAGGAATGTCTGCATTTCATTACCAATATTCACGATACCCTCGGTAACAAACCAAGTGTGGATGAAATTCGCAAATATGTAATGAAGACGCTGGACGACGGAAAAGTCATACCTGGCTACGGACACGCCGTATTGCGCGTTACCGATCCGCGCTTCACTGCTTTCATGAAATTCGGCGACAAACATTGTCCCGAATCACCGTACTTACAAACCGTGAAAAAATTGTACGAAGTCGTTCCCGATATCCTAAAAACCTACAAAGGTGGAAAAGTATCGAATCCGTGGCCTAATGTCGATGCCATTTCCGGTTCGTTGCTGTACCACTATGGTATGACGCACTACGAGTATTATACCGTGATGTTCGGAATCTCGCGTGTACTAGGATTCTGTGCCCAAAACACAATCGCACGCGGACTACACCAACCTATTATTCGCCCAAAGAGCGTTACAAACTCTTGGTTGAAAGAACACCTCGAATCCCAAACCGTTGCCGGTCATTAA
- a CDS encoding dodecin family protein, protein MSDSVYKVIELVGTSNETWEKAAANAISKASETLRDLRIAEVTAMDVHVNDGQLEYRTKLKVSFKFEGHH, encoded by the coding sequence ATGTCTGACAGTGTTTATAAAGTAATTGAACTCGTTGGAACCAGTAACGAAACTTGGGAGAAAGCAGCGGCAAATGCAATCTCAAAAGCTTCAGAAACGCTCCGCGATCTGCGTATCGCCGAAGTAACCGCCATGGATGTCCACGTAAATGACGGTCAATTGGAATACCGCACGAAACTAAAAGTATCCTTCAAATTCGAAGGACATCATTGA
- the rpoC gene encoding DNA-directed RNA polymerase subunit beta' — protein MAFRKDNKVKSSFSKIAISLASPEEVLERSHGEVLKPETINYRTYKPERDGLFCERIFGPVKDYECHCGKYKRIRYKGIVCDRCGVEVTEKKVRRERMGHISLVVPVAHIWYFKSLPNKIGYLLGLPTKKLDTIIYYERYVVIQAGVKAQDGIKNLDFLTEEEYLDILDTLPKENQYLDDDDPHKFIAKMGAEALYQLLERLELDEMSYSLRHQASTETSQQRKNEALKRLQVVEAFRASKNINRPEWMIVKVVPVIPPDLRPLVPLDGGRFATSDLNDLYRRVIIRNNRLKRLIEIKAPEVILRNEKRMLQEAVDSLFDNSRKSNAVKTENNRALKSLSDSLKGKQGRFRQNLLGKRVDYSARSVIVVGPTLSLHECGLPKDMAAELYKPFIIRKLIERGIVKTVKSAKKIVDRKDPVVWDILENVLKGHPVMLNRAPTLHRLSIQAFQPVLIEGKAIRLHPLVCTGFNADFDGDQMAVHVPLGNAAILETQLLMLASQNLLNPANGAPITVPSQDMVLGLYYMTKHREGARGEGMTFYSPEEVIIAYNEGQLELHTIIKVKVEDVDDNGEYFKHIVETTVGRILFNQVVPRKAGYINELATKKSLRNIISDIFKKTGNATTVKFLDDIKEMGYKAAYRGGLSFNLSDVVIPEDKKVIVEDGYEEVEEVMNNYNMGFITNNERYNQVIDIWTHANAKLTNSVMKTLSTDRQGFNSVYMMLDSGARGSKEQIRQLCGMRGLMAKPQKSGSTGAQIIENPILANFKEGLSVLEYFISTHGARKGLADTALKTADAGYLTRRLVDVAQDVIIADEDCGTLRGLVATAVKNNEEVVSSLFERIIGRTSVHDIFHPLTGDLIVRSGDLITEEVGNKIEDSPIESVEIRSVLTCEAKQGVCSKCYGRNLATANLARRGEAVGVIAAQSIGEPGTQLTLRTFHVGGIAGNISSQSMVESRYDGIAEIEELRTVETKDEMGNNVYVVVGRLAELRIIDKNTRIPLSNHTIPYGSKLYIENGAEVTKGQKICEWDPYNGVIISEYNGKISFENLIEGVTYREESDEQTGFKEKVVIETRDKTKNPSLQLLDERGEVIRSYNLPVGGHISVDEAEMVKAGKVLVKIPRASGKAGDITGGLPRVTELFEARNPSNPAVVSEIDGEISLGKIKRGNREIIVTSKAGDVKKYLVPLSKQILVQENDYIKAGTSLSDGAITPSDILGIKGPTAVQEYILNEVQDVYRMQGVKINDKHFEVIIRQMMRKVEIDDAGDTRFLEKQVVDKNEFLHENDWIYNKKVVVEPGDSDLRAGMIITARRLRDENSSLRRRDKKLIESRDAIPATSGQILQGITRAALQTRSWLSAASFQETTKVLNEAAIQGKVDYLDGLKENVICGHLIPAGTGLKEYKNLVVGSREEYDRMVDIKEAEHANRED, from the coding sequence ATGGCTTTCAGAAAAGATAATAAAGTAAAAAGCAGTTTTTCCAAGATAGCAATTAGTCTTGCTTCACCGGAAGAAGTCCTGGAACGTTCTCACGGTGAAGTATTGAAGCCTGAAACTATCAACTACAGAACATACAAACCTGAACGTGATGGTTTGTTCTGTGAACGTATTTTCGGGCCGGTAAAAGACTATGAATGCCATTGCGGTAAATACAAGCGTATCCGTTACAAAGGGATTGTTTGTGACCGTTGTGGTGTTGAAGTGACCGAAAAGAAAGTACGTCGTGAGCGCATGGGACACATCTCATTGGTGGTTCCGGTTGCACACATCTGGTACTTCAAGTCACTGCCAAACAAAATTGGTTACCTTCTTGGTTTGCCAACTAAAAAGCTGGACACAATTATTTATTACGAACGTTACGTAGTTATTCAGGCTGGTGTGAAAGCTCAGGACGGAATCAAGAATTTGGATTTCCTGACTGAAGAAGAATACCTGGACATTTTGGATACACTTCCGAAAGAAAACCAATACCTGGATGACGATGATCCACACAAGTTCATCGCAAAAATGGGTGCCGAAGCATTGTATCAATTGCTGGAGCGTCTTGAATTGGATGAAATGTCATACAGCTTGCGCCACCAGGCAAGTACTGAAACTTCACAACAACGTAAAAACGAAGCGTTGAAACGTTTGCAGGTTGTTGAAGCTTTCCGTGCTTCTAAAAACATCAACCGTCCTGAATGGATGATCGTGAAAGTTGTTCCGGTTATCCCACCGGATTTGCGTCCGTTGGTGCCATTGGATGGTGGTCGTTTCGCGACTTCAGACTTGAATGACCTGTACCGTCGCGTAATCATCCGTAACAACCGTTTGAAACGATTGATTGAAATCAAAGCCCCTGAGGTAATCTTGCGTAACGAAAAACGTATGCTTCAGGAAGCTGTCGATTCATTATTCGATAACTCACGTAAATCAAACGCAGTTAAGACTGAAAATAACCGTGCCCTGAAATCGCTTTCAGACTCGTTGAAAGGTAAGCAAGGTCGTTTCCGTCAAAACTTGTTGGGTAAACGTGTTGACTATTCTGCACGTTCTGTAATCGTCGTTGGACCTACATTGTCATTGCACGAATGTGGTCTTCCGAAAGATATGGCTGCAGAGCTTTACAAACCATTCATCATTCGTAAACTGATTGAGCGTGGTATTGTAAAAACTGTAAAATCAGCAAAGAAAATCGTTGACCGTAAAGATCCTGTTGTTTGGGATATTTTGGAAAACGTATTGAAAGGACATCCGGTGATGTTGAACCGGGCGCCCACACTGCACCGTTTGTCAATCCAGGCTTTCCAACCTGTGTTGATCGAGGGTAAGGCAATCCGTTTGCACCCGTTGGTGTGTACCGGGTTCAACGCCGACTTCGACGGTGACCAGATGGCGGTACACGTACCACTTGGTAACGCTGCAATTTTGGAAACCCAGCTGTTGATGCTGGCTTCACAAAACTTGTTGAACCCTGCCAACGGTGCTCCGATCACGGTTCCTTCTCAGGACATGGTATTGGGTCTGTACTACATGACCAAACATCGTGAAGGTGCTCGCGGTGAAGGTATGACTTTCTATTCTCCGGAAGAGGTAATTATTGCCTACAACGAAGGTCAGCTTGAGCTGCATACCATCATCAAAGTAAAAGTTGAAGATGTTGACGACAACGGCGAATACTTTAAACACATCGTTGAGACAACCGTAGGTCGTATTCTTTTCAACCAGGTGGTTCCACGCAAAGCTGGTTACATTAACGAGCTGGCGACTAAAAAGTCATTGCGTAATATCATCTCTGATATCTTCAAGAAAACAGGTAACGCCACTACCGTGAAGTTCCTGGATGACATCAAGGAAATGGGTTACAAGGCTGCTTACCGTGGTGGTCTGTCGTTCAACCTCAGCGATGTTGTTATTCCTGAAGACAAAAAAGTAATTGTAGAAGACGGTTACGAAGAAGTTGAAGAAGTAATGAACAACTATAACATGGGTTTCATTACCAACAACGAACGTTACAACCAGGTAATCGATATTTGGACACATGCGAACGCGAAACTGACCAACTCAGTAATGAAAACGCTGAGCACCGACCGCCAAGGTTTCAACTCAGTATACATGATGTTGGACTCTGGGGCTCGTGGTTCGAAAGAACAGATTCGCCAGCTTTGCGGTATGCGTGGTTTGATGGCTAAGCCTCAAAAATCAGGTTCTACCGGAGCTCAGATTATCGAGAACCCCATCTTGGCAAACTTTAAAGAGGGTCTGTCGGTATTGGAGTACTTTATCTCTACCCACGGTGCTCGTAAAGGTTTGGCGGATACCGCTTTGAAAACAGCTGATGCAGGTTACTTGACACGTCGTTTGGTCGACGTTGCTCAGGACGTGATCATCGCAGACGAAGACTGTGGTACATTGCGTGGTTTGGTTGCAACAGCAGTTAAAAACAACGAGGAAGTTGTTTCATCACTGTTCGAGCGTATCATCGGACGTACTTCTGTTCACGATATTTTCCACCCGCTGACAGGTGACTTGATTGTTCGCTCAGGCGATTTGATTACTGAAGAAGTTGGTAACAAGATCGAAGATTCACCAATTGAAAGCGTCGAAATTCGTTCAGTATTGACTTGTGAAGCAAAACAAGGTGTATGTAGCAAGTGTTACGGACGTAACCTGGCAACTGCCAACCTGGCTCGCCGCGGTGAAGCTGTTGGTGTTATCGCTGCACAGTCAATCGGTGAACCGGGTACACAGTTGACACTTCGTACCTTCCACGTAGGGGGTATCGCTGGTAACATCTCTTCTCAGTCAATGGTTGAGTCTCGTTACGATGGTATCGCTGAAATCGAAGAATTGCGTACAGTTGAAACCAAAGACGAAATGGGCAACAACGTCTATGTTGTGGTTGGTCGTTTGGCTGAACTTCGTATTATCGATAAAAACACACGTATTCCATTGTCAAATCACACGATCCCTTACGGTTCTAAACTTTACATCGAGAACGGTGCTGAAGTAACCAAAGGACAGAAGATTTGTGAATGGGACCCATATAACGGTGTAATCATCTCAGAATACAACGGTAAGATTTCATTCGAAAACTTGATTGAAGGTGTTACTTACCGCGAAGAATCGGATGAGCAAACCGGGTTCAAGGAAAAAGTGGTTATCGAAACCCGTGATAAAACCAAAAACCCATCGTTGCAGCTGTTGGATGAACGTGGTGAAGTGATCCGTTCATACAACTTGCCGGTAGGTGGTCACATCTCGGTTGACGAAGCCGAAATGGTAAAAGCAGGTAAAGTATTGGTGAAAATCCCGCGTGCTTCTGGTAAAGCAGGTGACATCACCGGTGGTCTTCCTCGTGTTACCGAGTTGTTCGAAGCTCGTAACCCGTCTAACCCGGCTGTGGTTTCTGAGATCGATGGTGAAATTTCGTTGGGTAAAATCAAACGTGGTAACCGCGAGATTATCGTTACTTCAAAAGCTGGTGACGTTAAGAAATACCTGGTTCCGTTGTCAAAACAAATCCTGGTACAGGAAAACGACTATATCAAAGCCGGTACTTCATTGTCAGACGGTGCAATTACACCTTCAGACATTCTGGGTATCAAAGGGCCTACTGCCGTACAAGAATACATTTTGAATGAAGTTCAGGACGTATACCGTATGCAGGGGGTAAAAATCAACGACAAGCACTTCGAGGTGATCATTCGCCAGATGATGCGTAAAGTTGAGATCGATGATGCCGGTGACACTCGCTTCCTCGAGAAACAAGTGGTTGATAAAAACGAATTCCTGCACGAGAATGACTGGATTTACAACAAGAAAGTTGTTGTTGAACCGGGAGACTCAGACCTGCGTGCCGGTATGATTATCACTGCCCGTCGTTTGCGTGACGAAAACTCATCGCTGCGTCGTCGTGATAAGAAACTGATCGAGTCGCGTGATGCGATCCCCGCAACATCAGGCCAAATTTTGCAAGGTATCACACGTGCTGCCCTGCAAACACGAAGCTGGTTGTCGGCTGCATCGTTCCAGGAAACCACAAAAGTATTGAACGAAGCTGCCATCCAGGGTAAAGTTGACTACTTGGACGGTCTGAAGGAAAACGTGATCTGTGGTCACTTGATTCCTGCCGGTACCGGTCTGAAAGAATACAAAAACCTGGTTGTTGGTTCACGCGAAGAGTACGATCGTATGGTCGATATTAAAGAAGCGGAACACGCCAATCGTGAAGACTAA
- a CDS encoding DUF3467 domain-containing protein, producing MEDQKTKNQLNIELSEEVAQGVYSNLAIITHSTSEFVLDFVRIMPGIPKANVKSRIILTPEHAKRLLMALEDNVKKFEQMNGPINVPGGHNPVMPPMTFGGPTAEA from the coding sequence ATGGAAGATCAAAAAACAAAGAATCAGTTGAACATTGAATTGAGTGAAGAAGTTGCTCAGGGCGTTTACTCGAACCTGGCAATCATCACCCATTCAACATCCGAATTTGTGCTCGATTTTGTTCGCATTATGCCCGGTATTCCGAAAGCGAATGTGAAGTCGAGAATCATTTTAACTCCGGAACATGCCAAACGTCTGCTAATGGCGTTGGAAGACAATGTGAAGAAGTTTGAACAAATGAATGGACCAATCAACGTTCCCGGTGGACACAATCCTGTGATGCCGCCGATGACATTCGGAGGTCCCACAGCCGAAGCCTGA